In Numida meleagris isolate 19003 breed g44 Domestic line chromosome 3, NumMel1.0, whole genome shotgun sequence, the following are encoded in one genomic region:
- the LYPLAL1 gene encoding lysophospholipase-like protein 1 isoform X3: protein MAFQHIKVIYPTAPARPYTPMKGAISTVWFDRYKISNDCPEHIESIDSMCQGLTDVINDEIKNGITKDKILIGGFSMGGGMAMHLAYRFHRDLAGVFALSSFLNKDSAVYEALKGNESVLPELFQCHGTADQLVLYSWGEETNKVLKSLGVSASLHTFPNLSHELNRTVIEDLKTWILKKLPVEAGKSNE, encoded by the exons GCCTTATACACCTATGAAGGGAGCCATTTCCACTGTGTGGTTTGACAGATATAAAATATCTAATGACTGTCCAGAACACATTGAGAGTATTGACTCTATGTGCCAAGGACTTACAGATGTGATTAATGATGAGATAAAAAATGGCATCACAAAGGACAAGATACTAATAG GAGGCTTTTCAATGGGAGGTGGAATGGCAATGCATTTAGCATATAGGTTTCATCGAGATCTTGCAGGAGTCTTCGCTCTGTCAAGTTTTCTCAATAAAGATTCTGCTGTTTATGAG gctttgaaaggaaatgaaagtgtCCTTCCAGAATTATTTCAGTGTCACGGAACTGCTGATCAACTAGTTCTTTATTCTTGGGGTGAAGAAACCAATAAGGTGTTAAAATCACTGGGAGTATCAGCATCTCTTCATACTTTTCCAAACCTCAGTCATGAGTTAAATAGAACTGTAATAGAAGACCTGAAAACCTGGATTCTGAAGAAATTGCCTGTTGAAGCAGGAAAGTCAAATGAATAA